Proteins co-encoded in one Patescibacteria group bacterium genomic window:
- a CDS encoding valine--tRNA ligase gives MKELSKSYNPADYEDVIYEKWEKSGAFKPGDISEGDKTYSIVMPPPNVTGTLHLGHAAMLAIEDLMIRYRRMQGDKTLWVPGTDHAAIATQAKVEKILLEEGVNRHELGREKFLERINQFAQESHDTITNQVKKMGSSCDWSREAFTLDATRSKAVRAVFKLMYDDGLIVRGDRVVNWCTKCHSTLSDDEVEYKAQKAKFYTFKYDKNFPISISSTRPETKLGDTAVAVNPKDERYKKYIGQEFDVDFCGQKLKIKIIGDRHVDMEFGTGALGVTPAHSMVDWKMAEDNKLEIVKVIDEDGNIRDGFGEFSGMTVYKARKRIVEILNEKNLIEASDEIDNNLSICYRCDTPIEPIPSLQWFIDVNKPLDKFEGKSIKDVANQVVREGYLGDKDKKINIYPERFEKNYFNWMENLGDWCISRQILYGHQVPVWYRGELKDKSEKLKDREVYVGIEAPEGEGWVQDTDTLDTWFSSGLWTFSTLAQKPEDIKIEPSTSSGQGGKIVIDTDDFRNFHPTNVMETGYDILFFWVARMIIMTTYAIEDIPFHDIYLHGLILDEKGKKMSKSKDNTIDPLIMKEKYGADATRLALVIGSSPGNDIKINEEKIASFRNFTNKLWNVCRFAISNFEFRISNENLIFNDLNESDVWILNKFNILIKEVTEDLDKYNFSQAGEKLREFTWDDLADWYLEILKFEKNKEKENVINYIIQNLLKFWHPFIPFVTEAIWGEMFSNEKMLVLEKWPEKIDFKGNNDFDLVVEIVKVIRNARSINNVEPAKKIKAIIYAGGKTELIKSQEILIKSLRTGIDELEIKERGEDPSASSGELKDEIFTSVGDIKIYLIGAIDVEKEKERIEKEIANTEKQISIISGKLSNEAFVAKAPEELVKKEKEKLVELETELQAFKKQLDN, from the coding sequence ATGAAAGAATTATCAAAAAGTTACAATCCAGCTGATTACGAAGACGTTATTTACGAGAAATGGGAGAAATCTGGAGCTTTTAAGCCAGGCGACATCAGTGAAGGCGACAAAACATATTCCATAGTAATGCCACCACCAAATGTGACTGGTACTCTTCATCTTGGACACGCGGCTATGTTGGCTATTGAGGATTTGATGATTCGTTACAGGAGGATGCAGGGGGACAAGACTCTGTGGGTGCCAGGAACTGATCATGCTGCCATCGCCACACAAGCCAAGGTAGAAAAGATTTTATTAGAAGAAGGTGTGAATAGGCATGAACTGGGACGTGAGAAATTTTTAGAAAGAATTAATCAATTCGCCCAAGAATCACACGACACAATAACTAATCAGGTTAAAAAAATGGGTTCATCTTGTGATTGGTCTCGTGAGGCTTTTACCTTGGACGCGACTAGGAGCAAGGCTGTCCGTGCTGTCTTTAAACTAATGTACGACGACGGCTTAATAGTTCGCGGTGATAGAGTGGTTAATTGGTGCACTAAATGTCATTCAACTCTTTCAGATGACGAGGTTGAATACAAAGCGCAAAAAGCTAAATTTTACACCTTTAAATATGATAAAAATTTTCCTATTAGTATTTCCTCAACTAGACCAGAAACAAAGCTAGGTGATACAGCTGTGGCGGTAAATCCGAAAGATGAACGTTATAAAAAATACATAGGACAAGAGTTTGATGTAGATTTTTGTGGTCAAAAACTAAAAATAAAAATTATTGGTGATAGGCATGTTGATATGGAATTTGGAACTGGTGCTCTTGGAGTAACCCCAGCGCACTCTATGGTGGATTGGAAGATGGCCGAGGACAATAAGTTAGAGATTGTAAAAGTGATTGATGAAGACGGAAATATCCGAGATGGTTTTGGAGAATTTTCTGGTATGACTGTTTATAAGGCACGAAAAAGAATCGTCGAAATACTAAATGAGAAAAATCTCATTGAAGCTAGTGATGAAATAGACAATAACTTATCTATTTGCTATAGATGTGATACTCCAATTGAACCAATCCCAAGTTTACAATGGTTTATTGATGTAAATAAGCCACTTGATAAATTTGAAGGTAAATCTATAAAAGATGTAGCCAATCAAGTTGTGCGTGAAGGCTATTTAGGAGATAAAGATAAAAAAATAAATATATATCCAGAGCGTTTTGAAAAAAACTATTTTAATTGGATGGAGAATCTAGGGGATTGGTGTATTTCAAGACAGATTTTGTATGGGCATCAGGTTCCTGTTTGGTATAGAGGTGAGTTAAAAGATAAAAGTGAAAAGTTAAAAGACAGAGAAGTTTATGTTGGGATTGAAGCTCCTGAAGGAGAGGGATGGGTTCAGGATACCGATACACTTGATACCTGGTTTTCATCTGGGCTTTGGACTTTTTCTACCCTAGCTCAAAAGCCAGAAGATATAAAAATAGAACCTTCGACAAGCTCAGGTCAGGGTGGCAAAATTGTTATTGACACAGATGATTTTAGAAATTTTCATCCAACAAATGTAATGGAGACTGGTTATGATATTTTATTTTTTTGGGTTGCTAGGATGATTATTATGACTACCTATGCGATTGAAGATATTCCATTTCATGATATATATTTGCATGGCTTGATTTTGGATGAAAAAGGAAAAAAGATGAGTAAATCAAAAGACAACACCATTGACCCTCTTATAATGAAAGAAAAATATGGAGCAGATGCAACTAGGCTCGCTCTAGTTATAGGTTCTAGTCCAGGGAATGATATAAAAATAAATGAAGAAAAGATAGCAAGCTTCAGAAATTTTACTAATAAACTTTGGAATGTATGTCGCTTCGCAATTTCGAATTTCGAATTTCGAATTTCGAATGAAAACTTAATTTTTAATGACTTGAATGAATCTGATGTATGGATATTAAATAAATTTAATATTTTAATAAAAGAAGTTACAGAAGATCTTGATAAATATAATTTTTCGCAAGCTGGAGAAAAATTAAGAGAGTTTACATGGGATGATTTAGCCGACTGGTATTTGGAAATATTAAAGTTTGAGAAAAATAAAGAAAAAGAGAATGTAATAAATTATATTATTCAGAATTTATTAAAATTTTGGCATCCTTTTATCCCGTTTGTGACAGAAGCTATTTGGGGAGAAATGTTTAGCAATGAAAAGATGCTAGTTTTAGAAAAATGGCCAGAAAAAATAGATTTTAAAGGAAATAATGATTTTGACTTGGTTGTTGAGATAGTTAAAGTAATTCGAAATGCACGAAGCATAAACAATGTTGAACCAGCAAAGAAAATTAAAGCAATTATTTACGCTGGTGGCAAAACAGAATTAATCAAATCACAAGAAATATTAATCAAATCACTTCGAACAGGAATCGATGAACTTGAAATTAAAGAGAGAGGTGAAGATCCTTCGGCAAGCTCAGGAGAGCTAAAAGATGAAATATTTACTTCCGTTGGAGACATTAAGATATATTTGATTGGAGCAATCGATGTTGAAAAAGAAAAAGAAAGAATTGAAAAAGAAATTGCGAACACCGAAAAACAAATTTCTATTATTTCCGGTAAACTTTCCAACGAAGCCTTCGTTGCAAAAGCACCTGAGGAACTTGTTAAAAAAGAAAAAGAAAAATTAGTCGAGCTTGAAACCGAGCTTCAGGCTTTTAAAAAACAATTAGATAATTAG
- a CDS encoding DUF5320 family protein gives MPNKNGTGPEEKGSKTGRGLGNCGGGATESNGQGRDQGMGQGRGMGMRRRVNTSQYNS, from the coding sequence ATGCCAAATAAAAATGGAACAGGACCTGAAGAAAAAGGTTCAAAAACAGGAAGAGGACTAGGAAATTGTGGTGGAGGCGCTACTGAATCAAATGGTCAAGGACGTGACCAAGGAATGGGTCAAGGAAGAGGTATGGGGATGAGAAGAAGAGTAAATACCTCACAATATAATAGTTAA
- a CDS encoding SLAC1 anion channel family protein, whose amino-acid sequence MLKECRIKNFPVSFFSVVMGLSGLAISLQKATEIYGISNIYSNLMLAITVVIFGLLGFFYIRKMISCPSEVKKEFKHPIKINFFPAISISFLLLSVAYLPVSMAVSKYLWIIGASSHLILTLSIITSWIQHKVFEVKHMNPSWFIPAVGNILVPIAGVTHAPVEISWLFFSAGIFFWIILLVLFFNRVFFHDPLPGKLLPTLFILIAPPAVGFIAYFKLTDNFNDFARILYYFGMFIVLLLFFQVKMLSKIKFYLSWWAYSFPLSAAAISNAMMYHITKVDLFKNLFLFFLIILGVLIVVLSIKTIASILRKEICVEED is encoded by the coding sequence ATGTTAAAAGAATGTAGAATAAAAAATTTTCCCGTTTCTTTCTTCTCGGTAGTTATGGGATTGAGTGGTTTGGCCATTAGTTTGCAAAAAGCAACAGAAATATATGGAATATCGAATATATATTCTAATCTTATGCTTGCCATTACTGTAGTTATTTTTGGTTTGCTTGGATTTTTTTATATTAGAAAAATGATTTCTTGCCCAAGTGAAGTCAAAAAGGAATTCAAACATCCCATTAAAATAAATTTTTTTCCAGCAATTTCAATAAGTTTTTTACTTTTAAGTGTTGCCTATCTGCCTGTTAGTATGGCTGTTTCTAAGTATTTATGGATTATTGGAGCTAGCTCTCATTTGATTTTAACGCTTTCAATAATTACTTCCTGGATTCAACATAAAGTATTTGAAGTAAAACACATGAACCCCTCGTGGTTTATCCCAGCTGTTGGGAATATCTTGGTTCCAATTGCGGGAGTAACACACGCACCCGTGGAAATATCTTGGCTTTTTTTCTCAGCAGGAATTTTCTTTTGGATAATACTCCTCGTTTTGTTTTTTAATAGAGTTTTTTTTCATGATCCTTTGCCAGGCAAGTTATTACCAACCTTGTTCATATTGATAGCCCCTCCAGCAGTTGGATTCATTGCTTATTTTAAGCTAACAGATAATTTTAACGACTTTGCCAGAATCCTATATTATTTTGGGATGTTTATTGTTTTGCTACTTTTCTTTCAGGTCAAAATGCTTTCTAAAATAAAATTTTATTTATCTTGGTGGGCTTATTCTTTTCCCTTGTCGGCGGCAGCTATATCAAATGCCATGATGTATCACATTACCAAAGTAGACTTGTTTAAAAATTTGTTTTTGTTTTTTCTAATTATTCTTGGAGTGCTTATAGTAGTATTGAGTATAAAAACCATTGCCTCTATTTTAAGGAAAGAGATTTGTGTTGAGGAGGATTAA
- a CDS encoding IS30 family transposase — MQYKHFTIEERETIQEMLWQRKSIRAIAKRLNRSPSSISREVNKNRDSINRRQYTPRIAHEKALINRSRRGREKRLKSEKVRYYVIKHLKLGWSPEQISGTIEDNINETISFETIYQYVYAQIHRNGHGYTKPGCEDLRPYLARRRKRRNQQSGRKSHRIDKGPLPSIEDRPQEVGLRIDVGHWENDLIVSNQSKYKLKTINERYSGLVFIKKIKNGTIEESNKAMIERLSEIPRQYLKTLTMDRGSENLGYQEIENTLGFDCFYAHSYCSWERGSNENLNGLIRRFLPKKTDFRIVTNNDIKKIEYLLNSRPRKRLGWKTPYEVFYEMTGVALQS; from the coding sequence CCATCCTCGATATCAAGAGAGGTAAATAAAAACCGTGATTCTATTAACAGACGGCAGTATACTCCCAGAATAGCTCATGAAAAAGCTCTTATAAATAGATCAAGAAGAGGGAGAGAAAAACGTCTAAAAAGCGAAAAAGTCAGGTATTATGTAATTAAACATCTAAAGCTAGGCTGGTCGCCAGAACAAATATCAGGTACGATTGAGGATAATATTAATGAAACAATATCATTCGAAACAATCTATCAGTATGTTTATGCCCAAATACACAGAAATGGACATGGTTATACAAAGCCGGGTTGTGAAGATTTACGTCCTTACTTAGCTAGACGAAGAAAGAGAAGAAATCAACAAAGTGGACGAAAAAGTCACCGTATAGACAAAGGTCCATTGCCATCAATAGAGGATAGACCACAAGAAGTTGGTTTAAGAATAGATGTTGGCCATTGGGAAAATGACCTAATAGTCTCCAATCAATCAAAATATAAATTAAAAACAATTAATGAACGTTACTCTGGACTAGTATTTATTAAAAAGATAAAAAATGGCACCATAGAGGAATCAAACAAGGCTATGATTGAAAGACTATCTGAAATACCAAGACAGTATTTAAAAACGCTCACAATGGATAGGGGCTCTGAAAATCTAGGCTATCAGGAGATTGAAAATACTCTAGGTTTTGATTGTTTTTATGCTCATTCGTATTGTTCCTGGGAGCGAGGTTCAAATGAAAATCTAAATGGATTAATTCGCAGGTTTCTACCCAAGAAAACTGATTTTAGAATAGTCACAAATAATGATATTAAAAAAATTGAATACTTATTAAACTCTAGACCAAGAAAAAGACTTGGCTGGAAGACACCTTATGAGGTATTCTATGAGATGACAGGTGTTGCACTTCAGAGTTGA
- a CDS encoding FAD-dependent oxidoreductase: MKKILVIGCGGAGMFSAIVSTQLRPKKFSATILSEEEDIYCRCSSPYVINDQAKLSDAVQAESMITNFGVEVVHEKAISIDTAKKVVITNKNNFFVYDYLVIATGARPFVPKIPGLTEYNYHTVRESKDIKQIDEKLKNVKKAIVIGAGIIGCEMAAAFREKNIDVTILEKAERISPALADLEFSTKIVNHLRDNQINILFNTDIIEIEDIKDKKVIKIKRNNKKEKLEADIVIIATGVKPNIEIAKNTGIKLGSHGIIVNEKMETNVKNIFACGDCVMPVSAITGENTISQLASVAIQQAKIVGYQLANFPIKYQGTTNAFAFKILGREYGQVGLNENQAKKKFKFIVTGYAETTNVYDDLKSKKPLSFKLIFAGPRMKIVGAEAYGNGVTGFLEIASMGIGLKLSILKLMKYNYIAHPSLSPWPFMNPIVMASEDAMGKVMDFFKKKKIK, from the coding sequence ATGAAAAAAATATTAGTTATTGGTTGTGGTGGGGCCGGGATGTTTAGTGCAATTGTATCTACCCAATTAAGACCAAAAAAATTTAGCGCCACTATTCTCTCCGAAGAGGAAGACATATATTGTCGCTGTAGTTCTCCTTATGTTATTAATGATCAAGCAAAACTTAGTGATGCTGTTCAAGCAGAATCAATGATCACAAACTTTGGTGTTGAAGTGGTTCATGAAAAAGCGATAAGTATAGATACAGCAAAAAAAGTGGTTATTACAAATAAGAATAATTTTTTTGTTTATGACTATCTTGTTATCGCTACTGGCGCGAGACCATTTGTTCCAAAAATTCCTGGATTAACTGAATATAATTATCACACCGTCAGAGAGAGTAAGGACATTAAACAAATAGATGAAAAATTAAAAAATGTTAAAAAAGCAATTGTCATTGGAGCAGGAATTATAGGATGCGAAATGGCTGCTGCATTCAGAGAAAAGAACATAGATGTAACTATTCTTGAAAAAGCAGAGAGAATATCACCTGCTTTGGCAGATTTAGAATTTTCTACTAAGATTGTAAATCATCTAAGAGACAATCAGATAAATATTTTATTTAATACAGATATTATTGAAATTGAAGATATTAAAGATAAAAAAGTAATTAAGATTAAAAGAAACAACAAAAAAGAAAAATTAGAAGCTGATATTGTTATTATTGCAACAGGAGTTAAGCCAAACATAGAGATCGCTAAAAATACTGGAATAAAACTTGGCAGTCACGGCATCATTGTTAATGAAAAGATGGAAACAAATGTCAAAAATATTTTTGCTTGCGGTGATTGTGTTATGCCTGTCTCAGCCATTACAGGAGAGAACACTATTAGTCAATTAGCGAGTGTTGCTATTCAGCAAGCAAAAATAGTAGGTTACCAGCTTGCAAACTTTCCTATCAAATATCAGGGGACAACAAATGCTTTTGCTTTTAAAATACTCGGCCGTGAATATGGCCAGGTTGGTTTAAACGAAAATCAAGCAAAAAAGAAGTTCAAATTCATTGTTACAGGCTACGCTGAAACGACAAATGTCTATGATGACCTAAAAAGCAAAAAACCGCTTTCATTTAAATTAATTTTTGCTGGACCCAGAATGAAAATAGTGGGCGCTGAAGCTTATGGAAATGGAGTAACAGGGTTTCTAGAAATTGCTAGCATGGGAATAGGTCTTAAGCTAAGTATATTAAAATTAATGAAATACAACTACATAGCTCACCCCTCTCTCAGCCCTTGGCCATTTATGAATCCTATTGTTATGGCCAGTGAAGATGCTATGGGGAAGGTAATGGATTTTTTTAAGAAGAAGAAAATAAAGTAA
- a CDS encoding DHH family phosphoesterase yields MIETIKSINIVKINKALRPFFMLTQEQQIFEQIKKAKNILITFSAEWSGDAVSSALALNLFLKKLGKQVDIVADSTHTNSIYSFLSDFTDIKSNFKNLKNFIISLDTTNTKVEKVKYNNEENKLNFIVTPKEGNFTEEDISSSSSKYKYDLIISIDSPDIESLGKIFEDDTEFFYKIPLINIDNHSENEEFGQINLIDLTAVSSSEILFNLLSNYSRDSIDENIATALLTGIISKTKSFKTQNVTPDSLSTVAQLISMGADRELIVNTLYRSRTIGVLKLWGRVLARLNNNHGGKLVWSVLSHMDFHKTQTSERDLSEVIDELIVSIPEARIIVLIYEVKEGEKVNTKTIIHSMKGVNALQLSKEFNSSGTKNLAKFSLEKSITEAEKHIIEKIKENLTKLSI; encoded by the coding sequence TTGATTGAAACAATTAAATCTATCAATATAGTAAAAATTAATAAGGCCTTGAGGCCATTTTTTATGTTAACCCAGGAACAGCAAATTTTTGAGCAAATCAAAAAAGCCAAAAATATTCTAATCACATTTTCAGCCGAATGGTCTGGTGATGCTGTTTCTTCTGCCCTGGCTCTAAATCTGTTTCTAAAAAAACTTGGCAAGCAAGTTGATATTGTTGCTGACTCAACTCACACAAATAGCATCTATTCTTTTCTTTCGGATTTTACAGACATTAAAAGTAATTTTAAAAATCTTAAAAATTTTATAATAAGCCTAGATACCACCAATACAAAGGTTGAAAAAGTAAAATATAATAATGAGGAGAATAAACTAAACTTTATTGTCACCCCCAAAGAAGGCAATTTTACAGAAGAAGACATTTCTTCCTCTTCGAGCAAATATAAATATGATTTAATTATCAGTATAGATAGCCCTGATATTGAATCGCTAGGAAAAATTTTTGAAGACGATACAGAGTTTTTCTACAAAATTCCCTTAATTAATATTGATAACCATTCTGAAAATGAAGAGTTCGGACAAATAAACTTAATTGACTTAACTGCTGTATCTAGTTCTGAAATTCTTTTCAATCTATTATCAAATTATTCTAGAGACAGTATTGATGAAAATATTGCCACCGCTCTTTTGACAGGGATTATTTCCAAAACAAAAAGTTTCAAAACTCAGAATGTTACACCAGATTCTCTCTCTACCGTTGCTCAACTTATTTCAATGGGAGCAGACAGAGAATTGATTGTAAATACACTCTATAGATCCAGAACAATTGGTGTTTTAAAGCTCTGGGGAAGAGTTCTTGCCCGTCTTAACAACAATCACGGGGGTAAGTTGGTTTGGTCTGTACTTTCACATATGGATTTTCACAAAACACAGACTAGCGAGAGAGACCTTTCAGAAGTAATCGACGAACTTATAGTCTCAATTCCTGAAGCAAGAATAATAGTTCTAATTTATGAAGTAAAAGAGGGAGAAAAAGTTAATACAAAAACTATTATACACTCAATGAAAGGAGTAAATGCCCTTCAGTTAAGCAAAGAATTTAACTCCAGCGGAACAAAAAACCTAGCTAAATTTAGTTTAGAAAAATCGATAACAGAAGCCGAAAAACATATTATCGAGAAAATAAAAGAAAACTTAACAAAACTATCCATCTAA
- a CDS encoding Hsp20/alpha crystallin family protein: MVKILKRLAGFEKPEEEYEDEDVQEFDSSLNSEIEENNEEQEEQWLEDDYEEGQLSIDVYQTPEAIIVKSTIAGVKSEDIDISINNDMLTIRGKREMNEEVKEENYLYKECYWGSFSRSVILPVEVEEDKIDALLENGVLTIVLPKSRSSKQISIKVKER, from the coding sequence ATGGTAAAAATTCTCAAAAGATTAGCTGGTTTTGAGAAACCAGAAGAAGAATACGAAGATGAAGATGTTCAAGAGTTTGATTCTTCACTAAACTCAGAAATCGAAGAAAATAATGAAGAACAAGAAGAACAATGGCTAGAAGATGATTACGAAGAAGGTCAGCTCTCTATTGATGTCTATCAAACTCCTGAGGCTATTATTGTAAAATCAACTATTGCTGGCGTAAAATCTGAAGATATTGATATTTCCATAAATAACGACATGCTAACAATCCGAGGAAAGAGAGAGATGAACGAAGAGGTAAAAGAAGAAAATTACCTATACAAAGAATGTTACTGGGGCTCATTTTCTCGTTCTGTTATTCTTCCTGTTGAGGTTGAAGAAGACAAAATAGACGCTCTTCTTGAAAACGGAGTTTTAACTATTGTTCTACCTAAATCAAGATCGAGCAAACAAATATCAATTAAAGTTAAAGAAAGATAA
- a CDS encoding VanW family protein, with the protein MNIFKHHRTKKILKWLLVLVAFFVLTTAVAISSYFIFEKKYTDKIYPGVYIGNLDLGGKTLIEAEKILNSKINSLDQNGVVFSYQNKQTKIFPTLSSVEGDLAYQIINFNIDSSIKEALKLGREDTPIINLKNKINLFTNKKQTPLFFSLNKEEIYKILKSNFEKFEVVPANASLQYEDKEFTIKEEKFGNVIDYNLAIINLENNLKYFDSSNIQLISKIEKPTIHKNQTTGLEKEAEKIIENAPLIIKFDSEKIDNKLAKDDSWTIDKETLAGLLDLKSTFDPSVEKEKIFVSFSESKVKSYFEENIFNETKIEPQNAKFEIKDGRVVEFQQSKDGLEVNFDASFNLLENKFIGEGEKNITLAITELKSKLRTQNVNDIGINELIGTGHSDFSGSPSNRIHNISTGAAAINGLIIKPDEEFSLMTALGEIDGDSGYLQELVIKGNETIAEYGGGLCQIGTTLFRTVLQSGLPVTMRRNHSYRVSYYEPAGTDATIYDPWPDFKFINDTKDNILIQTRIEGDDIYFDFWGTRDGRIVELTDPTIYNITKPGPTKLIETLNLPVGEKRCTEHAHNGADAYFDYTVTYDEENVVEKRFTSHYVPWQEVCLIGVEKLSSDEEEIVATSTEEIVQ; encoded by the coding sequence ATGAATATTTTTAAACATCATCGAACAAAAAAAATATTAAAATGGTTGCTTGTCTTAGTGGCCTTTTTTGTTTTAACCACCGCAGTAGCTATTAGCTCTTATTTTATTTTTGAAAAAAAATATACTGACAAAATTTATCCAGGAGTATACATTGGCAACCTCGACCTTGGAGGGAAAACCCTAATTGAAGCAGAGAAAATCCTAAACAGCAAAATAAATTCACTAGATCAAAATGGAGTTGTTTTTTCATATCAAAACAAACAAACCAAAATATTCCCAACTCTCTCCTCTGTTGAAGGTGACTTAGCTTATCAAATAATTAACTTTAATATTGACTCATCAATAAAAGAGGCCCTAAAGCTCGGAAGAGAAGACACTCCAATTATTAATTTAAAAAATAAAATTAACCTTTTTACTAATAAAAAACAAACTCCTCTGTTCTTTTCTTTAAATAAAGAAGAAATCTATAAAATCCTAAAAAGCAATTTTGAAAAATTTGAAGTTGTCCCTGCTAACGCTAGTTTACAATATGAGGATAAGGAGTTTACTATAAAAGAAGAAAAATTTGGCAATGTTATTGACTACAATCTTGCCATTATTAATCTAGAAAATAATCTTAAATATTTCGATTCTTCTAATATTCAATTAATATCTAAGATTGAAAAACCAACTATACACAAAAATCAAACCACCGGACTTGAAAAAGAGGCAGAAAAAATTATAGAAAACGCTCCATTGATTATAAAGTTTGATTCTGAAAAAATTGATAATAAATTAGCAAAAGATGATTCTTGGACCATAGATAAAGAAACCCTTGCAGGATTATTGGATCTTAAAAGCACCTTTGATCCTTCCGTTGAAAAAGAAAAAATATTTGTTAGTTTCAGTGAATCCAAAGTTAAAAGCTATTTTGAAGAAAACATTTTTAATGAAACTAAGATTGAGCCCCAAAATGCTAAATTTGAAATAAAAGATGGTAGGGTTGTAGAATTTCAACAAAGCAAAGATGGACTTGAGGTAAATTTTGATGCTAGCTTCAATCTTCTTGAAAATAAGTTTATTGGAGAAGGTGAAAAAAATATCACCCTTGCTATAACTGAATTAAAAAGTAAGCTACGCACCCAGAACGTAAACGATATCGGAATAAATGAATTAATTGGGACCGGTCATTCTGATTTTAGTGGTTCACCTTCAAATAGAATACATAATATCTCAACTGGAGCGGCTGCAATTAACGGTCTTATTATAAAACCTGATGAAGAGTTTTCACTTATGACTGCTCTCGGTGAAATTGACGGAGATAGTGGTTATTTACAAGAACTTGTTATAAAAGGAAATGAGACTATTGCTGAATACGGAGGAGGACTCTGCCAAATAGGAACAACTCTCTTTAGGACAGTACTTCAAAGTGGTCTTCCCGTCACTATGCGAAGAAATCATTCATATCGAGTTTCATATTATGAGCCGGCTGGAACAGATGCTACTATTTATGATCCCTGGCCTGATTTCAAATTTATAAACGATACTAAAGATAACATTCTAATTCAGACAAGAATAGAAGGAGATGATATTTATTTTGATTTTTGGGGGACACGAGATGGTAGGATAGTCGAGTTAACTGACCCAACTATTTATAACATTACAAAACCTGGGCCAACCAAGCTAATCGAGACTCTCAATCTTCCAGTTGGCGAAAAAAGGTGTACTGAGCATGCCCACAATGGAGCTGATGCTTATTTTGATTATACAGTGACATATGATGAAGAAAATGTTGTCGAAAAGAGATTTACTTCTCACTATGTGCCCTGGCAAGAAGTTTGTTTAATAGGGGTTGAAAAACTAAGTAGTGATGAAGAAGAAATAGTAGCAACAAGTACAGAAGAAATAGTGCAATAA
- a CDS encoding DUF134 domain-containing protein yields MNNQRRFGRPRLKRKIRFNPKVDYFKPQGIPMAGLEVVELSKEELEAMRLKNIKNLDQKECALAMNTSPATLQRILASAYNKISIALVEGRAIKIIKE; encoded by the coding sequence ATGAATAATCAAAGAAGATTTGGTCGACCAAGACTAAAGAGAAAAATTAGATTTAATCCCAAGGTGGATTATTTTAAACCGCAGGGCATTCCTATGGCTGGTTTGGAAGTTGTCGAATTGAGTAAGGAAGAATTAGAGGCAATGCGTCTTAAAAACATAAAAAATCTAGACCAAAAAGAATGTGCTCTTGCCATGAACACTTCTCCTGCAACCCTGCAGAGAATTTTAGCGAGCGCTTATAATAAAATTTCAATTGCCCTCGTTGAAGGCAGGGCTATAAAAATTATTAAAGAATAA